The Hordeum vulgare subsp. vulgare chromosome 7H, MorexV3_pseudomolecules_assembly, whole genome shotgun sequence DNA window TTGATGTCTACTTTATCCAAACAGACTCTACATTTTTTTAtctatcaagaacattttttacgTCCTGCTATAATCGAGACATAGGCACCCTACATGCCATGGCGTAATAGCAAACTGCATGCATTTGCGCACATGCACAAAAAATCCGAAATCTAGCTAGATACATGAAATGGATCTCATTAATGCATTTCTAATTGAATTTTCAAAAATCCGTTCCAATCAGAACTTTTTTTCAGGACCGGCCGCACAGACGTATAGAGGGGGGTTTAGAGTAACTCCAGCCGGCCGATCTAAACGGACGGCCATTTTGTCCTATTTTATCCGTTTGGGTCGGTCCGGCAGACTCCATCGTCCGTTTCTGCATTTGGATCATCGCATACGTCCAACGCTGGCCTAACCCATTTTTTGTCAAcgcataaaaaaatattttcaataataataaataagcattaattaaacattaaaagccgaTCACGAAGACCGACGAGAGTCCATGCGCCTCCATTATGTTATAAATAGAAAAAACACCCTAGGCGTTCTTGTCGTCGGTGGTGAGGTCGGGCTGCGCTGACGCGGGGGGCGGGCGTTGCCGACGCGAGTAGtgctggtggcggcggtggcacATCACGGGCGTGCTCCTCCACCAGGCGCAGTGCCCCCTCTTATGCTAGAGGTAGGCGACCTCCTCCGGGAGTAGCGCGCGGGCATAGACGACCGGGATGTTGCCGTTGTTTTGGACGAGGCCGACCATGGCTGTTGATGGCGCAACACGGACGCGCACCTCTACGAGGGCCCCTCTTATGCTGAAGGTAGGCGACCTCCTTCGGACGCAGCACGCGGTCAAGACGACAGGGGGGTTGCCTTTGTTTTGGGCGGCGCCGGCCATGGCTGCTGGCTACGGGCGTCGACGAGGGAACAGAGGGGTGGCAAGATGGGGACGGGGTCGATCTGGAAGCAGATGAGACGGAACCCACCGCATGCACGGATTAAAAAAGATCGACCGCGGTCATTGAAGTGTGGATCCGAGGAGGGCAACCGTCATAAATTATGTTGACCGCGAATGGTTGGGATGGACATCGAAAAGGCGCGCTTGTCCGCTTCACATCCAGGCCGACGCATTTCAATCATAAATTAAAGCCGAAAATAAATCGACGCGGACGTGTTTTGATAGTGGATATACGCGTTGGACCATTCGTTTTATCCACGTAACCCTAAACAAACGACGACGGATGAAATGAGTCATTCTGTTGACGCTGGAAGTGAAACACCGAGCCGCGGACAAAAAGATGAGTATTGATGGATGCGGAGAGGCCGGCAGCTGCTATCGTGAAAGTGAGGCCATGTTGGCGTCCAGCGTGAGATCGAACTGGCCCAGGTGACCACCGCCTACGACGACTTGTGTTCGCCGCCAGCCAAAACAAAGCCGGGAAGGACAAAATTGTAGCCGAGGTGCCCACCTACCTGCAAGAAACGGCTGGCATCACCGTAGGCTTACACGTGGTGTCATGAAAAGTTCTGCCGTTTGGCCTCATGAGGCCATGAGTGACGCACGCGGATGTCAGCTTCCACTTCCAGGCAAGTTACACGTATGTTTAGTTAGAGTACAAAACTGTGCTTTGTTAAGATTCGACAAATGACTGAATCCGTCCCccgcaaaaaaattaaaaaaaaaaagaTTTGACAAATGGCCACGAAGCATACATAATATATGTCACTTTTTAGAGAAAGGTATATACATGTGTTGCTGGTACTGCTTTTGCAGGTTTTGCCTATATGTTTTATTCATTCAAACAACAAACAGATCCTACGAAGTATACGAGTATCTTTTCTTCTGTACAAATAAACACCCGGCGAAAATCGCGCGCGGGCAAAAAGAATTCACCAAGAAACCAACCAACGAATTCAACCAATCCAACCATGTCGTCGATCGCCGGCCGCTAGTCAGCCGGCGGGAAAAAAAACATGCGCATGCCGTGAGCCCGCTACCGCCGCCCGGGTTGGTCCGTCAAAAACAAGTTTGAacccgagagagagaggaggggacggagggcgGCCGGTCGATTGAGTCGCGCCGGACGACGGCCGGCCGGCCTCTATGGCGGGCAGGGGATGTTGGGGCTGTTGGTGGTGCAGGAGGCGCCCGGCCCGCCCAGCCGCTGCGTGTACAGCCTTCGGAGCGCCTGGGCCATGGTCGTCGACGCGCCCGGCAGCGGGGTCCCTCCGGCGGCCGCCCAGTCGGCGCCGCCCAACGGCCGCGCCTCGCCGAGCGCCGCCAGAAGCAGCAGCACCGCCACGATCACCGGCAGCGCGAGCCTCATCTTCCTCCCCGCGACGGCCATCGATCCCTCGTCAACCttggctttcttcttcttcttcttcttcttcttcttctgtttcttctCCCTTCGCAACAAGCTTGTAGAGTTGTAGTGGTATAGGGGGCTTGGAGGCTAGGTTTTTGgcaatgtcgtcgtcgtcgtcgagatGCAAGCTTGTGTGCGTGCTTTCAACGAGGTGGTTTGGTAGTAGTAGAAGCTATGGAATGAGCTAGCCGCCTATATATAACGCCGGGGAGATCGAAGAGGCGGTCGACGATGGTGCGTGGAGGCTAGCAGGGAGGAAGTTGCAATCCGGTTACGTGCGGCGACTTGGCTTTCGCGCGTTCGTTCGGTTCTATGATGAAAAGTCAAATGCGCGCGACACGCCGGCGAGCGGGCGCGGTCGGTATCCCGCATTCCGTCGTAGAATTCCATCGTCGAAACGAAAGCGATCCATTCCCTTCTTCTTGCCACCCCGGCGGTGCGTGCGTGCGTTCGTGCATGGAGAGGTAAGAAACTGCGCGCGCACGAAAACACGTCGAAGGCACGAGCGTGCCGTCCGCCTTGACCACCGCAGGCATGCATGGGAACAAATACTACTCGTACATGCATGCATATATCCATGACTCGATCTTTTTTCCTGTAACTGTCCATGACTCAATCTTTCTTCTGATGCAACTATCCATGAAAAATACATGTCCATTTTTCTTGTAAGAAGCTCCTTTATTTTTTTGTAGAAGATCATACAGTATGTGTTAACATACGTGGAAATGTGGTTTACTTTGACCAGGGAAACGCCTTGGGGGGCAAGGCACTTGGCGGGTCTAGTTTGACCTAGCGTTCAACGGGGACTATCAATTGGGCGTAATTGATTAGGCAGAAGCTTAATTTGGTTTGTCGTCGACAATGTGTACTTGGGTCGTCTCCGATACGTACGTACCTCTCAACTGATACGTACGGTCAAAGCATTTGAATTCTCTGTGCTTGCATTGCATTGCATTGCCTGGAATTCAAGCAGGGACGCTCGTCGTGAACTTGGCCTGGATTTTCAATGCTCATCCGGTGTCCTGCCCTAGCTAATTTCCAAGAAAGTGCTCAAAACTTTGCCACGGTTTGTTCACCAGGCTCGCACCTTTTTCGTAGCATCTTACGTACTTGGTGATAATTGTTAAGCTGCTCGAGCTACGTAGCTTTTAGGAGCAAAACTCGCATTTGTTACGTGTGGGGGTGAGTGTTATTATTTTTTGTATTTGTCTAATGCAGCACGTAAAAAAACTATTTTAATTTATGTTGTTTTCTCATCATTTACATGTGATGGTGTCGATCCAACTTTGTCAATACCCACGACCGGTTGAGAAGAAGAGATTGTGACTTGTAAAACTCTCTCGTGCGTGATCGACGTGCCATGAATTTCAACTACTTCCCGAGTGCTGCTCGGCCGGGCGACTTTGACCTGCTGCGGAGTAGGTCGGAGGCAGGAAAAACACGACCAAGCTGTCTCAACTTGGGGGATCAGAACTCTACCGCCACCGGGAGAATTTTCTTTAATGAATCAAAGAATTAtatgtcctggatgagatcaggcTGACTCAGTTCCAGCTTTGAAGGAAGGCCACTTTCGACTGTCAATTTGTTGTCATCGCCCTGCACGACATGTAACATACTACTCGCGTAATTACTTGCTGGTTgaatgcaacaacaacaacaacacagctTTGAAGATAGCAACTCAGTTGCTAAACAAACACAGTGATTTTTAAACTCGATCAGAATATGCAGTGGTTTAACTCGATCTCAGTTCTGTGTTGGTCTCTCGTTGTCTCGATATCTCTGTTTCAAGGCCGCGGAGCACAGTAATTTCTGATAGGAACTACCGAGATTTACTTTTACGGTTTTACCGGAGGCGTGAAAATGCGATTTCCTTTTCGCCGACCACAGCCAAAGATTTGCGAAAATTGCGATGGCGCTGGACTTTTCCGTGACTACGTACACATATGGTTTCCGCTGACTCCCCATTGACTTTCGGTAGTAGTAGAAGAAAACAGGAGGCAGGATCAGGTCAGCATGGATACATCAACACATGGCTGTCATCAACTGACTGACACCACCGGGCAGCCTCCGATTCGTGTTCATTCAACACATGAACGACATCAGTTCCTGTATCTTGCCAAAATGTTGCTCGGGGCCATGGTTTCACACACCAATGATCTTTAAAAACCTTTTTACTGGGGTATGTGCAAAAAAAATTGCATCTTGAGTTTGTTAAAGGCGTTGCTCGGACTTGTTAGGACTAATCTTTTAGGATGAAAACCTAGACTCTAACTTTTGGTTATCAAATCTAGTGACGATGGCACGCGAATGTCGCTCCTTTTTTTGAAGGCGTTGTTGTTGAAGGACCTCGATGTTTTTGTGATGTCATGAGATGGTTGGTGCTGATATAGTAATTGTTATAGGTTGTCGACCGCGGATTTGattgttttgtgtgtgttttatGCTTGTTTAGGCATAGCGTTGGTTTTATATGACTTTGCTTTTTGTTGATAATTTTCTATATCTGTATATTGGTGTTGGTTATGTGTATCCTAACTATGTAAAAAGAAAATGATGTATATTTATTTTCATAGTATTGACTTGATGCTTCATATTGAGTAATAAAATTCGTCCTCTGTCAAAAAAACTAAGGCGAGTGTCATCGACAGATGCATTCGCATCATGGACGAGGCAATTATGCCTCTTGCTCTTGTCATTAGAATATTTGAGTTGGATCATTACCGCATGTTGCCAAACCTGATACACAACTGCTCCTAGTACTTGTTAGGTCTGCTTTTAAGACTTTGGAACAGCAAGTGCCGCACACTACTAGCAGCATGGAACCGTAGGAAGGCAATCAACGTAAGCGCTCCATTTTCTTTGATCTCTCGCGAAAAGTCAACGCGAGACCATGAATTCGTGGCTAGCTCCATCATCGATCGGTCGATACGGTGTGGTAGCATTCCATCAAAACGACCCATGCATGTACATGTActtccttcgtttctaaatactccctccgt harbors:
- the LOC123412589 gene encoding uncharacterized protein LOC123412589, with the protein product MAVAGRKMRLALPVIVAVLLLLAALGEARPLGGADWAAAGGTPLPGASTTMAQALRRLYTQRLGGPGASCTTNSPNIPCPP